A single genomic interval of Prochlorococcus marinus XMU1406 harbors:
- a CDS encoding adenylate cyclase, producing MNNFNNYTDIDKINSQLERADIQKRILTRNIYREYELYLNLVRDLLFISVEKGLNQIYSYPTINDNFLNENEFYILFEEKISKLIFTNLPFLTVEQLKINEIEKNINNEINFTIFDSSTKIKDDQKEKFQYEDGFQLKEPTHFEITEDFANTSEYYQAHNYERFVSLDLDNNHHNNYLSKNNIFENLGVEKKFISSLLELIGEEKVENPRYQEKENINQIDNLPKNQILNNFDLIDKSLENLLLNLSYKINQELFKANLIKKMISKDSFDYLVGKNFMIKHPYPFVINFELNLNRSSLIGNNFPSIIFFNISTVELEFKNLNLSIQRNKINELKNQFQRLIKKETYWRQKEITLNKIR from the coding sequence TTGAATAATTTCAATAATTACACAGATATAGATAAAATTAATTCTCAATTAGAGAGAGCAGACATACAAAAAAGAATATTAACTAGAAATATCTATAGGGAATATGAACTTTATCTTAATCTAGTAAGAGATCTACTTTTCATCTCTGTAGAAAAAGGCCTTAATCAAATATATAGTTATCCAACAATTAATGATAATTTCTTAAATGAAAATGAATTCTATATTCTTTTTGAAGAAAAAATAAGTAAATTAATATTTACGAATCTGCCCTTTTTAACAGTAGAACAATTAAAGATAAATGAAATTGAAAAAAATATAAATAATGAAATTAATTTTACTATTTTTGATAGTTCCACAAAAATAAAGGATGATCAAAAAGAAAAATTTCAATATGAAGATGGTTTTCAATTAAAAGAACCCACTCATTTCGAGATTACTGAAGACTTTGCAAATACTTCTGAATATTATCAAGCTCATAATTATGAGAGATTCGTATCACTTGATTTAGATAATAACCACCATAATAATTATTTATCTAAAAACAATATTTTTGAAAATCTAGGAGTTGAAAAAAAATTTATTTCCTCCTTACTTGAATTAATAGGAGAAGAAAAGGTGGAAAACCCAAGATATCAAGAAAAAGAAAATATCAATCAAATAGATAATTTACCAAAAAACCAGATTCTTAATAATTTTGATTTAATAGATAAGTCATTGGAAAATTTACTATTGAATCTTTCATATAAGATCAACCAAGAATTATTCAAGGCAAATCTAATAAAAAAGATGATATCTAAAGATTCCTTTGATTACTTAGTAGGCAAAAATTTTATGATAAAACATCCATATCCTTTTGTTATTAATTTCGAATTAAACTTAAATCGGTCATCATTAATCGGCAATAATTTTCCAAGCATTATTTTCTTCAATATATCTACTGTTGAGTTAGAGTTTAAAAATTTAAATCTTTCTATTCAAAGGAACAAAATAAATGAGCTAAAAAATCAATTTCAGCGTTTGATTAAAAAAGAGACATATTGGAGGCAAAAAGAAATAACTTTGAATAAGATACGTTGA
- the recG gene encoding ATP-dependent DNA helicase RecG, with protein MTISENNNKLIKDWIRPLQKSLTIETENKFINTLGREKYFNDYLHESLKKLDNLNLSDEYLSIFYEFSKKYNEYNKLDENQRKRLIIDTRKNLYKLGKTLEIESSDNISNNVFLNKADSSLSIDADISLIKNVGKVYKNKLNELGIFHIKDLINYFPRTYLDYTNRVKIINLKPDNLYTCIANVKRFYIHKSKKNSNLSIMNIVVSDETSSIKVTKFFLGRRFRSYSFFTSQKSLYTPGTKLAISGKVKLTEYGKTFVDPQIEILKDNNDNFNFSGKILPLYSLGEALSNMSFIKLMKKVLIYAKQYPEILNKKQLDSLSLLSKGESLINIHFPPTQQALIESKKRLVFDELFLLQIKFLLRKRKTNKNVTSKQLPQKKSLLKEFLNTFPFELTKSQDNVLNEIKKDLSNPVPMSRLLQGDVGSGKTIIAIASLLLVIEKNLQGAFMVPTEVLAEQHYKNLLKYLNPLLVSVELLTGNTPQKKRKEIISNLNNGLVDILVGTHALFEDKVIFNALGMVVIDEQHRFGVTQRNRLLNKGENTNLLSMTATPIPRTLALSIYGDLDVSQISELPPGRVPITTKIISEDDLTNLFKIVEDEINKGKQAYVILPLIEDSEKMNLSSAKKTFKHLSEEVFFNKKVGLLHGKLSSQEKNEVINSFLKNEINILVSTTVIEVGIDVPNATIMIIYNSDRFGLSQLHQLRGRVGRGSTKSFCYLVTPDKNGLENKRLCVLQKSNDGFYIAEKDLELRGPGQILGYRQSGLPDFVLDNLPNNKFLIDKAREEAIKIVSDDPDLKENIVLRNILIDNSDNKFIHDFLN; from the coding sequence GTGACTATTAGCGAGAATAATAATAAATTAATTAAAGATTGGATAAGACCTCTTCAAAAATCTCTTACTATTGAAACTGAAAACAAATTTATTAATACTTTAGGAAGAGAAAAATATTTTAATGATTATTTGCATGAATCATTAAAAAAACTAGATAATCTAAATCTCTCAGACGAATATTTAAGTATATTTTATGAATTTTCTAAAAAATATAATGAATATAATAAATTAGATGAAAATCAAAGAAAAAGATTAATTATAGATACGAGAAAAAATCTTTATAAACTAGGTAAAACTCTAGAAATAGAAAGTTCTGATAATATTTCTAATAATGTTTTTCTGAATAAAGCTGATTCAAGTTTGTCAATTGATGCAGATATTTCATTAATAAAAAATGTAGGAAAAGTTTATAAAAATAAGCTTAATGAATTAGGGATATTTCATATAAAAGATCTAATTAATTATTTCCCACGAACATATCTAGACTATACGAATAGAGTCAAGATAATAAATTTAAAACCAGATAATTTATACACGTGCATCGCAAACGTTAAAAGATTTTATATTCATAAGAGTAAAAAAAATAGTAATTTATCAATAATGAATATTGTAGTTTCTGATGAAACGTCTTCAATAAAGGTTACAAAATTTTTTTTAGGAAGAAGATTTAGATCTTACTCCTTCTTCACATCTCAAAAATCTTTGTATACTCCGGGTACCAAATTAGCTATTTCGGGTAAGGTTAAATTGACAGAGTATGGCAAAACTTTTGTAGATCCGCAGATTGAAATTCTTAAGGATAACAATGATAATTTTAATTTCTCAGGCAAAATATTACCCTTGTATTCATTAGGTGAAGCATTATCAAATATGAGTTTTATAAAACTTATGAAAAAGGTACTAATTTATGCAAAGCAATATCCAGAAATTTTAAATAAAAAGCAACTTGATTCATTATCTTTATTATCAAAAGGAGAGTCATTGATTAATATTCATTTTCCACCAACTCAACAGGCACTTATTGAGTCAAAAAAACGTTTGGTTTTTGATGAGTTATTCCTACTTCAAATAAAGTTCCTACTTAGAAAAAGAAAGACGAATAAAAATGTAACTTCCAAACAATTACCTCAAAAGAAATCTTTATTAAAAGAATTTTTAAATACTTTTCCTTTTGAATTAACAAAATCTCAAGATAATGTTTTAAATGAAATTAAGAAAGATTTATCTAACCCCGTACCAATGTCTAGATTGCTTCAGGGAGATGTGGGAAGCGGTAAAACCATAATTGCAATAGCGTCTCTTTTACTTGTCATTGAAAAAAACCTGCAAGGTGCATTTATGGTCCCAACTGAGGTATTGGCAGAACAGCATTATAAAAACTTATTAAAATATTTGAACCCCCTTTTAGTTTCTGTTGAACTACTTACTGGGAATACTCCTCAAAAAAAGAGAAAAGAAATTATCTCTAATTTGAACAATGGATTAGTTGATATCCTCGTAGGTACTCATGCATTATTTGAGGATAAAGTTATCTTTAATGCATTAGGGATGGTCGTAATTGATGAACAACATAGATTTGGAGTTACTCAAAGAAATAGATTACTGAACAAAGGAGAAAATACTAACTTGTTATCAATGACAGCAACACCAATTCCAAGAACTCTTGCGCTTTCTATTTATGGTGATTTAGATGTGAGTCAAATTTCAGAACTCCCTCCTGGGAGAGTTCCTATAACAACAAAAATAATTTCAGAAGATGATTTAACTAACTTGTTTAAGATTGTTGAAGATGAGATTAATAAGGGAAAGCAAGCTTATGTCATTTTGCCACTTATAGAAGATTCAGAAAAAATGAATTTAAGTTCTGCAAAGAAAACATTCAAACATTTATCAGAAGAGGTCTTTTTTAACAAAAAAGTTGGATTATTACATGGCAAACTAAGTTCACAAGAAAAGAATGAAGTAATTAATTCTTTTTTAAAGAATGAAATTAATATATTGGTTTCAACCACAGTAATTGAGGTTGGCATTGATGTGCCTAACGCCACAATTATGATTATTTATAATTCGGACAGATTTGGATTGTCCCAGCTACATCAATTAAGGGGGAGAGTTGGTAGAGGATCAACAAAATCTTTTTGTTATCTGGTAACCCCCGATAAAAATGGATTAGAAAATAAACGACTTTGTGTTTTGCAAAAATCTAATGATGGCTTTTATATTGCTGAAAAAGACTTGGAGCTTAGAGGACCAGGCCAGATTTTAGGATATAGACAATCCGGATTGCCTGATTTTGTACTGGACAATTTACCTAACAATAAGTTTCTTATTGATAAGGCTCGTGAAGAGGCTATTAAGATCGTTAGTGATGATCCTGATTTAAAAGAAAATATTGTTTTAAGGAATATACTTATTGATAATTCTGATAATAAATTCATTCATGATTTCTTAAATTGA
- a CDS encoding M15 family metallopeptidase has protein sequence MKIWNKIPIKDNGDKLIAIPSCLKFLDPHPYFHLGAPYKDKTSIWKLREEVVNRLVKVNDNLVSKSSFNLLIYDSWRPLEVQEFMFKRAFLLECEKSDIDISFENIKSYPSIIKKVEKFWAYPSYDTRCPPPHSTGGALDVCLSDKEGNLVEMGSMVDQMDETSNPYFYANIKNKEAIIWNSRRNLLREIMTKFGFAQHPNEWWHFSYGDQLWAWKNKKANALYGKI, from the coding sequence TTGAAAATTTGGAATAAAATACCAATCAAAGATAATGGAGATAAATTAATAGCTATACCTAGCTGCCTAAAGTTTTTAGATCCCCACCCTTACTTTCATTTAGGAGCACCTTACAAAGATAAAACTTCAATTTGGAAATTAAGAGAGGAGGTAGTAAATAGATTAGTAAAAGTAAATGATAATTTGGTATCAAAGAGTAGTTTTAACCTTTTAATTTATGACAGTTGGCGACCTTTAGAAGTCCAGGAATTTATGTTTAAAAGAGCATTTTTATTAGAGTGTGAAAAATCCGATATTGATATTTCTTTTGAAAATATAAAATCTTATCCATCCATTATAAAAAAAGTTGAAAAATTTTGGGCATATCCTTCTTATGACACTAGGTGTCCTCCCCCTCATTCAACTGGGGGTGCATTAGATGTTTGTTTATCAGATAAAGAAGGAAATCTTGTTGAAATGGGAAGTATGGTTGATCAAATGGATGAGACCTCAAATCCATATTTTTATGCAAACATAAAGAATAAAGAAGCAATTATTTGGAATAGTAGAAGAAATTTATTAAGGGAAATTATGACTAAATTCGGATTTGCTCAACATCCTAATGAATGGTGGCATTTTAGTTATGGTGATCAATTATGGGCTTGGAAAAATAAAAAAGCAAATGCCCTTTATGGAAAAATTTAA
- a CDS encoding NADPH-dependent assimilatory sulfite reductase hemoprotein subunit, which produces MIKVEKVKKKKDPTKEETVCLANGLEVSKFENFKKSSQFLKEPLATELVNESDHFTNDAVQLLKFHGSYQQDNRENRRPGKSKDWQMMLRLRNPGGEVPGKLFLALDELSDKLGNGTLRATTRQAFQMHGIRKENLREVIQTIVNSMGSTLAACGDINRNVMAPAAPFDSPDYNIARALAKKVADLLTPMAGQGTFLELWADGDLEYTIKPDKDIEAIRKLQFKDNVFSGIKDEPLYGSTYLPRKFKCAVTVPGDNSVDLLTNDIGIVAFTSKDGNLEGCNFYVGGGMGRTHNNEETFARIADPLGYVEEPDVYELIQSIVAVQRDYGDRKSRKNSRMKYLLHRKGIKWFKKILSDKYFKKEIKKIRKEPDKVLIDYLGWHKQNKTSYFVGLPLLSGRLSGEKKNTITSIVKKYNLDLRLTPNQDILLCNIANKNKGAIQKSLSKIGYENLENINEIQRHALACPALPLCGLAMTEAERILPDVLKRIENLLLDLNIQKTILFRMTGCPNGCTRPYMAELALVGSGQNKYQLWLGGSKNLQRLAKPFLQRMELNDLEKTLKPLFDNWKSNLDLEFGDFINTQDEIYILNLLNKNQ; this is translated from the coding sequence TTGATCAAGGTTGAGAAAGTAAAAAAGAAAAAAGATCCCACCAAGGAAGAAACTGTTTGTTTGGCAAATGGACTAGAAGTTTCTAAATTTGAAAATTTTAAAAAAAGTAGCCAATTTCTTAAAGAACCACTTGCTACTGAATTAGTGAATGAGAGCGATCATTTTACCAATGATGCAGTTCAGTTATTAAAATTTCATGGTAGTTATCAACAAGATAACAGGGAAAATAGAAGGCCTGGCAAAAGTAAAGATTGGCAAATGATGCTTAGGTTAAGAAATCCCGGCGGGGAAGTCCCTGGGAAATTATTTTTAGCATTAGATGAATTATCTGACAAACTAGGTAATGGAACACTTAGGGCCACTACTAGACAAGCCTTTCAAATGCATGGAATTAGAAAGGAGAACCTAAGGGAAGTAATTCAAACAATAGTAAATTCAATGGGCTCCACATTAGCTGCATGTGGAGACATAAATAGAAACGTTATGGCACCTGCGGCTCCATTTGATTCGCCAGACTATAATATTGCAAGAGCATTGGCAAAAAAAGTTGCAGATCTTCTCACCCCAATGGCTGGCCAAGGCACTTTTTTGGAGCTTTGGGCTGATGGAGATTTAGAGTACACCATAAAGCCTGACAAAGATATTGAAGCAATTAGGAAGCTCCAATTCAAAGATAATGTTTTTAGTGGGATAAAAGATGAGCCTCTCTATGGTTCAACTTATTTACCGAGAAAATTCAAATGTGCTGTTACAGTTCCCGGGGACAATTCTGTTGATCTTCTTACCAATGACATTGGAATAGTAGCCTTTACCTCTAAAGATGGAAACTTAGAAGGGTGCAACTTCTATGTTGGAGGTGGTATGGGGCGAACACATAATAATGAAGAGACCTTTGCCAGAATTGCGGATCCACTTGGATATGTTGAAGAACCTGATGTTTATGAATTGATACAAAGCATTGTGGCTGTTCAAAGAGATTATGGCGATAGAAAATCAAGAAAAAATTCGAGAATGAAATATCTTCTTCATAGAAAAGGTATTAAATGGTTCAAAAAGATACTTTCTGATAAGTATTTCAAAAAAGAAATTAAAAAAATCAGAAAAGAACCTGATAAGGTTCTTATTGATTACCTAGGTTGGCATAAACAAAATAAAACCTCCTATTTCGTAGGTTTACCATTATTATCAGGGAGATTATCTGGAGAGAAGAAGAATACCATCACAAGTATTGTTAAAAAATATAATTTAGATTTAAGACTCACACCTAATCAAGATATTTTACTTTGTAATATCGCCAATAAAAACAAAGGTGCAATTCAAAAATCTCTATCAAAAATTGGATACGAAAATTTAGAAAACATTAATGAAATACAAAGACACGCTTTAGCTTGTCCTGCTTTACCACTTTGTGGTCTTGCAATGACTGAAGCTGAAAGAATATTACCTGATGTATTAAAAAGGATTGAAAATTTACTTTTAGATCTAAATATACAAAAGACAATATTATTCAGAATGACAGGATGTCCGAATGGATGTACCAGGCCTTATATGGCCGAATTAGCACTTGTTGGAAGTGGGCAAAACAAATACCAATTATGGTTGGGGGGAAGTAAAAATCTACAAAGGCTTGCTAAACCATTTTTACAAAGAATGGAACTTAATGATTTAGAAAAAACTCTTAAACCATTATTTGATAATTGGAAGAGTAATTTGGATTTGGAGTTCGGAGATTTTATAAATACTCAAGATGAAATTTATATATTGAATTTACTAAATAAAAATCAATAG
- the glyS gene encoding glycine--tRNA ligase subunit beta has translation MSKYLLEIGTEEMPAKFSHSVLEQFKSLIEFELDKKLIKFENIVVTSTPRRIVLLLEGLVDYAEDKIIERKGPKANSAYLNGCPTNAALGFANSLDIDVAELEIKNTEKGDFVFGKKIEKGLSTKNSLSSIIPKLVKSLQGPRFMKWGAGNIKFSRPIRWIASIYNDEILSFEFDECDPKIKISNKTKSHRLINEVLEVQNPDGFFELLKRNRVIAIRNERKEKIESLINQASKSLNLKPNLSEGLLNELTDLVEWPDLIIGKFSDEFLDLPVEVLSTVMKSHQRYVPLLLKNKSFSKLDLSSEKNISTTFCLISNGLEESNNNIAKGNEKVLRARFSDAKFFVESDKKVASIERNEKLKSVSYLKGLGNIFQRVERIEEVTKKILKFLNNKSLEEKKIIEAAKYCKNDLCSEIVFEFPELQGIMGGKYLKYEGFSEDVCLAVAEHYLPSFYKDALPSTKYGAIVSIADKVETLISIFISGKRPSGSSDPYALRRNLNGVIKIIWDYEFNLPLDKLFNELIDFWGIVFPNLNFSREIVFNDLNEFLVQRIVSHLEEISLSKELIKAVCSSDELSQKRVLNIVDLKNRIKSIMNFKEKENFVEIQKVITRVSKLAKNSNLSADVFSAEENVNTKLFEKDCELKVFEFIEELEKLFSKGYCNYLELLNLFEINISTIEDLFDNKKGVLIMSEDLKIRNNRLNLLSLIRNYSLKIADFTLLNS, from the coding sequence TTGTCTAAATATTTACTTGAGATAGGAACAGAAGAGATGCCCGCAAAATTTTCTCATTCTGTTCTTGAACAATTTAAATCTTTAATAGAATTTGAATTGGATAAAAAGTTAATCAAATTCGAAAATATAGTTGTTACCTCCACACCAAGGAGGATAGTTCTACTTCTCGAAGGTTTAGTTGATTATGCAGAAGATAAGATAATAGAAAGAAAAGGGCCTAAAGCAAATTCAGCTTATTTAAATGGATGTCCTACTAATGCTGCTTTAGGATTTGCTAATAGCTTAGATATAGATGTAGCTGAGCTAGAAATAAAAAATACAGAAAAGGGTGATTTTGTATTTGGAAAGAAAATTGAGAAAGGACTATCAACAAAAAATTCTTTGTCTTCGATTATCCCAAAATTAGTAAAGAGTCTTCAAGGCCCTCGATTTATGAAATGGGGGGCTGGGAACATAAAATTTTCAAGACCTATAAGGTGGATTGCCTCCATATATAATGATGAAATTCTTAGTTTTGAATTTGATGAATGTGATCCAAAGATCAAAATAAGTAATAAAACAAAAAGTCATAGACTAATCAATGAAGTTTTAGAAGTTCAGAATCCTGATGGTTTTTTTGAATTATTGAAACGAAATAGAGTAATAGCTATTCGAAATGAAAGAAAAGAAAAAATTGAAAGTTTAATAAATCAGGCATCTAAATCTTTAAATCTGAAACCTAATCTTTCAGAAGGATTACTAAATGAACTAACTGATTTAGTTGAATGGCCAGACTTAATTATTGGCAAATTTAGTGATGAATTTCTTGATCTTCCGGTTGAAGTTCTCTCAACAGTTATGAAAAGTCATCAGAGATACGTTCCTCTTTTATTGAAAAACAAAAGTTTTTCTAAACTAGATTTAAGCTCTGAAAAAAATATTAGTACAACTTTCTGCCTTATTTCAAATGGTCTTGAGGAATCAAATAATAATATTGCCAAAGGTAATGAGAAAGTATTAAGGGCAAGGTTTTCAGATGCAAAGTTTTTCGTAGAAAGTGACAAAAAAGTTGCTTCAATCGAAAGAAATGAAAAGCTTAAATCTGTTTCCTATTTGAAAGGACTTGGAAATATATTTCAGAGGGTAGAAAGGATAGAGGAAGTTACTAAAAAAATTCTTAAATTTTTAAATAATAAGTCTTTAGAAGAAAAAAAAATAATAGAAGCTGCTAAATACTGTAAAAACGACTTATGTAGTGAAATTGTTTTCGAATTCCCTGAGCTGCAAGGAATAATGGGTGGTAAATATCTTAAATATGAGGGATTTAGTGAGGATGTTTGCTTGGCTGTCGCTGAACATTATTTACCTTCTTTTTATAAAGATGCTTTGCCCTCCACAAAATATGGTGCAATAGTTTCTATCGCAGATAAGGTCGAAACTTTAATAAGTATATTTATTTCTGGTAAACGTCCTAGTGGATCATCTGATCCTTATGCCTTAAGAAGAAATTTGAATGGAGTGATTAAAATAATTTGGGATTATGAATTTAATTTACCTTTAGATAAATTGTTCAACGAACTTATTGATTTTTGGGGAATCGTATTTCCGAATTTAAACTTCTCAAGAGAAATAGTATTTAATGATTTAAATGAATTTTTAGTTCAAAGAATTGTTAGTCATCTAGAAGAAATATCACTAAGTAAAGAATTAATCAAGGCAGTTTGCTCTTCTGATGAATTATCTCAAAAAAGAGTATTAAATATTGTTGATCTTAAAAATAGGATTAAATCTATTATGAATTTTAAAGAAAAGGAAAATTTTGTTGAAATCCAGAAGGTAATTACCAGGGTAAGCAAATTAGCTAAAAATAGTAATCTTTCAGCAGATGTTTTCTCTGCAGAGGAGAATGTAAACACAAAACTTTTTGAAAAAGATTGTGAATTGAAAGTTTTTGAATTTATTGAAGAATTAGAAAAACTTTTTTCGAAAGGTTATTGCAATTATTTGGAACTTCTAAATTTGTTTGAGATTAATATAAGCACTATCGAGGATTTATTTGATAATAAAAAGGGAGTCCTAATAATGTCAGAGGATTTAAAAATAAGAAATAATAGACTCAATTTATTGAGCTTAATTAGAAATTATTCTCTAAAAATAGCCGACTTTACACTTTTGAACTCTTAA
- the chlP gene encoding geranylgeranyl reductase: MLRVAVIGGGPSGSCAAEILAKAGIKTWLFERKLDNAKPCGGAIPLCMVEEFDLPESIIDRKVRHMRMISPSNREVDISLDRVYGESDNEFIGMCRREVMDAFMRNRASDYGATLINGLVTSIDTGDNNQGPYKLSYSDFTNGDKKGELKELTVDLLIGADGANSRVAKAMDAGDYKVAIAFQERIKLPKEEMSYYEDLAEMYVGTDVSPDFYGWVFPKYDHVAVGTGTMQKNQSLIKGLQEGVRNRAKKRLVNGEVIKVEAHPIPEHPRPRRVVGRMALVGDAAGYVTKSSGEGIYFAAKSGRMCAEEIVEASKNGQVIPSEKDLKNYLKKWDKKYGTTYKVLEILQNIFYRNDSAREAFVEMCDDMDVQRLTFDSYLYKRVVSMKPLQQLKITMLTLGSILRGKALAPLKYKPVDSAVRENKEVEKMLENYSIKGGIKVKSSKV; the protein is encoded by the coding sequence ATGTTGAGGGTAGCTGTTATTGGTGGAGGTCCAAGTGGTTCTTGTGCTGCAGAAATACTTGCTAAAGCTGGAATAAAAACTTGGCTCTTCGAGAGGAAATTAGATAATGCAAAACCATGTGGAGGAGCAATTCCACTTTGCATGGTAGAAGAATTTGATTTGCCTGAGTCAATTATTGATAGGAAAGTAAGACATATGAGAATGATATCTCCTTCCAATAGAGAGGTAGATATAAGTTTAGATAGAGTTTATGGGGAAAGTGATAATGAGTTTATAGGGATGTGTAGAAGAGAAGTTATGGATGCCTTTATGCGCAACAGAGCATCAGATTATGGTGCTACATTAATAAATGGATTAGTTACTTCTATTGATACTGGCGATAATAATCAAGGGCCATATAAGCTTTCCTACTCAGATTTTACGAATGGAGATAAAAAAGGGGAACTCAAAGAGCTTACTGTTGACCTTTTGATCGGAGCTGATGGAGCCAATAGCAGAGTCGCAAAAGCAATGGATGCGGGAGATTACAAAGTTGCTATAGCATTTCAGGAAAGAATTAAATTGCCTAAAGAAGAAATGAGTTACTACGAAGATCTTGCTGAAATGTATGTCGGAACTGATGTTTCTCCTGATTTTTATGGTTGGGTATTTCCGAAATATGATCATGTTGCTGTGGGCACTGGAACCATGCAAAAGAATCAGTCATTAATTAAAGGACTTCAAGAGGGTGTAAGAAATAGGGCAAAGAAAAGACTTGTTAATGGTGAAGTAATAAAGGTAGAAGCTCACCCTATTCCTGAGCATCCAAGGCCAAGAAGAGTAGTTGGGAGAATGGCATTGGTTGGTGATGCAGCTGGTTATGTTACAAAAAGTTCTGGAGAGGGTATTTATTTTGCTGCAAAAAGCGGAAGAATGTGTGCTGAAGAAATTGTTGAAGCATCAAAAAATGGTCAAGTAATTCCATCAGAAAAAGATTTAAAAAACTATCTTAAAAAATGGGATAAAAAATATGGAACAACCTATAAGGTGCTAGAAATCCTTCAAAATATTTTCTATAGAAATGATTCTGCAAGAGAAGCCTTTGTTGAGATGTGTGATGACATGGATGTGCAAAGACTTACTTTTGATAGCTATTTATACAAAAGAGTTGTCTCCATGAAACCATTACAGCAACTTAAAATTACAATGCTTACACTTGGCTCGATTTTAAGAGGGAAAGCTCTAGCACCTCTTAAATATAAACCCGTTGATAGTGCTGTTAGGGAAAATAAAGAAGTAGAAAAAATGCTAGAAAATTATTCAATAAAGGGAGGCATTAAAGTTAAGAGTTCAAAAGTGTAA